From one Shewanella sp. GD04112 genomic stretch:
- the hupB gene encoding nucleoid-associated protein HU-beta, with the protein MNKSELIEKIASGADISKAAAGRALDSFIAAVTEGLKEGDKISLVGFGTFEVRERAERTGRNPQTGQEIKIAAAKIPAFKAGKALKDAVN; encoded by the coding sequence ATGAACAAATCTGAACTAATCGAGAAAATCGCTTCTGGTGCTGACATTTCTAAAGCCGCTGCTGGCCGTGCACTGGATTCTTTTATCGCTGCTGTGACCGAAGGTCTGAAAGAAGGCGATAAAATTTCTCTTGTTGGTTTTGGTACTTTTGAAGTGCGTGAACGTGCTGAGCGTACTGGTCGCAACCCACAAACGGGTCAAGAAATCAAAATCGCAGCAGCAAAAATTCCAGCATTCAAAGCTGGTAAAGCTCTGAAAGACGCTGTCAATTAA